The Desulfonatronum sp. SC1 DNA window GGGTGAAGTCCCAAAAATAGAAGCAAATGCAGGGTTAACATACGTCAGAATTCCATCGGTACGCATCACGGCCGAAGGGGTTGGATGGCTATTGAGTATCACGAAATCTGAAAGGTTTTCTTTGGCGTCGGCTTTTTCCGGAACATTAGTGGTGTCTGTTTCCAGTGAAGCACTTTTTTTTCGTTTCAGATTGTTTCTGAAATTGATATACAGAAAAACGGCCAACGCAATCCCTAATAATGCCAGCACGATATAAACTGTCTGTTGTATTTGAACAACAGACTCTTTAGAGA harbors:
- a CDS encoding PAS domain-containing protein, with the protein product SKESVVQIQQTVYIVLALLGIALAVFLYINFRNNLKRKKSASLETDTTNVPEKADAKENLSDFVILNSHPTPSAVMRTDGILTYVNPAFASIFGTSPENMHRLLLYNILPAHISTALSLSLSHNEQTSGITTNAFFSPNTKCRYKACWYRNGKNNS